The Streptomyces sp. cg36 genomic interval GCGGATCACCTTCATCGCGCCCGCGTAGAGGTAGAAGAGGGCGAGGAACGCCGCGACGATCCAGTAGGCGATGTTCATGGTTCCCGTTCCTGGGGCACCGGCGCCCGGTGCCCGCTCGATTGCGTGAATTGCCGCAGGGGCCGTAGGCCCGGGGCCTTCAGGCGGGGTCGGTCGAGTAGTGGTTCATCGCGTCGATGTTGGCCTGCGGCGTGAGGGGCTGACCGGTGGCGAGTACGCCCTGGAGGTCCCGGAAGTACTGCACGTACAGGTCGGGGGTGAAGGTGCTGAGCATGACGGCGCGGTGGTCGGTGACGTTGGCGAAGGTGTGCGGGGTGCCGGGCGGGACGATCACGAGTGTGCCCCTGGTGACGTCGTGGTCCTGGTCCCCGACGGTGAAGCGGACGGTGCCGTCGAGGACGTAGAAGCCTTCGTCGTGCCGGCCGTGGCGGTGCTGCGGCGGTCCCTGCGTGTGCGGGGCGAGGACGGATTCGGCGATGGCGAGGCGGTGCCCGGTGTGGCTGCCGTCCTCCAGGACCCGCAGGCGCGTCGGCCCGAGAACGATGGTCTCGCCCTCACCGGGGCCCACCACCGATACGGCGGGGGCGGCCTGCGGCTCACTGGGCTGGGTGTGTTCGGTCATGCCCATGAGTTCACCGCCGGGGCCTTGTCCACGTCCAAGACCTGTCCTGCGATGCCGATACCCGGTGGGTATCGTTGCAGCCTGAAGCCGCGTGAACTGGACCAATTGCCGAGAGCGTCTCCGGGCCCCACCCTGGTGCCCGGCCGGTCAGTGCCAGGACTTCCCACCGAGAGCGATGAGGCTGCCATGAGTGAACCGACGAAGCCCAGGGTCGACGTACCCGCGGGCGACGCCCCCACCGAGCTCACCACCCGGGACCTGGTCGTCGGAGAGGGGCCCGAAGCGAAGCCGGGCATGGTGGTCAAGGTCCACTACGTCGGAGTCACCTTCGCGACCGGGAAGGAGTTCGACGCCTCCTGGGACCGGGGGCAGCCGTACAAGTTCACCATCGGCGGCGGGAAAGTCATCAAGGGCTGGGACCGCGGCGTCAGAGGCATGAGAGTCGGCGGCCGACGCGAGATCGTCATTCCCCCGCGCCTCGGTTACGGCAACCAGTCCCCCTCGTCGCTCATCCCGCCCGGCGCCACCCTGGTCTTCGTGGTCGACCTGGTCAACTCGTACTCCACCATGACCGGTTGGGCCAACGCCCAGTAGCCCGGACGGTTCAGCCCCGCGATGAACTCGTGGCGCGGGCGCACAGGGCGTGGTCGACGAGGGTGCCCGTCGCGCGGTTGACGGCGGCCAGGTCCGGCGGCGCCGTCGTGGTGGTGAGGGAGACCGTCACCGCGCGCGTGCCGTCCGCGCTCACGGCGGGGCGGGTGTTGACGCCCACCCCGTCGCCCTCGTGGGTGTAGTAGAAACCCCCGCACGAGAGCGGGATCCTGCGCAGCCCGAGGCCGTACGTGCCCACGGGCATTTCCGCCACGTCGTCCGGGTCGTCGGTGCGCCGGACGGTCTGCCGCATCTCGCGCCACTGCTCGGCGGGGAGCAACCTGCCGTCGGCCAGGGCACGGAAGAAGGTGTTGAGGTCGGCGGTGGTGCTCACCACTGCGGAGTCCGCGGTGTGCTGCAGGCTGTGCTCGGTGACGTCGAGGCGCGTGCCGTCCTTGGTGGCGAGATAGGCGTTCACGTGCGGGTCGGGCAGGTGGGGGTCGAGTCCCGGGATGGAGGTGTGGCGCAGTCCCAGCTTCGCGATGACCCGGTGCTCGACCAGCTTCTCCCAGCTCGCGCCGCCCGCCTTCTCGGCGACCATCGCGGCCAGCAGGTAGTTGGTGTTCGAGTACGCCCACCGGGTGGCCTGGCCCGGCTGGGGTACGAACGTGGGCCGGTGCTTCATCGCCACCGCGACCAGGTCGGCCGCCGGGGTGGTGTCGTAGCGGCGCTCGTCGAAGTGGTTGAACAGTTGGTCCTGGATCTCCGGGTCGTCGATGTAGTCGTACAGTCCGCTGGTCTGGCGGAGCAGGTCGCGCACGGTGATGCGGCTGCCGTCATTGCCGTTGCCCGCGACGACGCCCGGCAGCCAGTGCTCCACGGTGTCGTCGAGCGACAGCCGCTTCTCCGCCGCGAGCTGGAGGACCACGGTCGCCATGAAGGTCTTCGTCGTGCTCGCCACACGGAAGTGCGCGTTCCACGGAATGGGGTCCGCGCCTCCCGCCGTCCGGGTGCCGATGCGCGCCTTCATCGGCGCGCCGTGGGCCGTGTCCACCCTGGCCAGGACGTTGACATCACCGCCACCGGCCCTGCGTACGGCCGCGAGGTCGCGCTGGAGTACCCGCTGGTCGTAGGAGGGCCTCGCGGCCGTGTCGCCGGTGGTGGCGGTGGCGGCCACGGCCGCCGGAGAGCCCGTCGTGAGCAACGCCGCCGCCAGCACGGCGCCCCTGGCCTTCTTGGACAACTGGATCCGCATGTTTCCATCCCCCGGTGTTGGGCCTGATCGATGACGCTCACCAGCCAACCGGATCCGGGCGGATGTGGGGACGGGGCTGGCCACCGAATGGGGGGTGTACCTACGCCCCTTGACGACGGGGGGCCGAGGGCGTGCCGTGGGCGTCGCGCGGAGGCTGCCGAGGACCGCGCTGCTCCGCGCGGTCCGGGGCGTGGCGGGCTGCTACGACGATGTGGTCGCCGCAGCCCGCCACGGTCCCCGGACCGGCCGGTCAGCCGGAGACGCTCGGGCGGCCGTTCTCGATGTGGCCCATCAGGCGCCTGCGGAACGGGCTCGCGCCGTCCACGGTCACCTCAAGGTCGTACCAGCCGTGCGCGTCGGCGGCCGAGTGCACCACCGTGCGGCTGCGGCCCGGCCTGACCGTCACCTCACGCCGCCAGTCCCGCAGGTCGGCCTCGTCGGCGTAGCCGAGCGGACGCACGACGAAGGTGACCGGCCGCGGTCCACGGTTGCGCAGGGTGAGGTGGACGTCCCGGTCGTGGTGGTCCAGGAAGCTGGTCACCTCGGCGGTGTCCGCGCTTCCGGCGCCCTCGAACTCGCGCCGGAAGCCGTTCGGCCCGGTCACCGTGAACCGGTAGGCGCCGCTCAGCGGCACGCTCCACTGGCCCTTGCCCCGCACGTCCTGGTGCTGCGGCGCGGCGAACTCCTTGGCGTACGGGTAGAGCGCGAAGTGGGCACTGGCCCGGCCGGTGTTGCTGAGCTGTACCTTCAGGGCGCCGCCCGCCGCCGTGGCGTACGCGTCCGGCTGGTACGGCAGCGGCCGGGCGGGCCGGGTGCCCTCCTCCTGGACGGGCATGTGCTGCTGCGCGGGCGGCTCGGGCCGCCAGCGGCCGCTCAGTGGCGGAATGGGACCCGGGCGGTGCACGGCCGGTCGCGTCCTGCCGCGCTTGAAGTCGAACGCCGAGGTCAGGTCGCCCGCGACGGTGCGCCGCCAGGCACTGATGTTGGGCTCGCGCACCCCGGTCCAGCGCTCCAGGAAGCGGACGACGGAGGTGTGGTCGAAGACTTCGGAGCAGACGTAGCCGCCGACGCTCCAGGGCGAGACCACGAGCATCGGCACCCGCGCGCCGAGACCGGTCGGCTTGCCCTGCCACTGCTCGTCCGTCACCTCCGCCGGGGCCACCGGCGGCGGAACGTGGTCGAAGAAACCGTCGTTCTCGTCGTAGTTGATGAGGACGACGGTGTGCCGCCACACGTCGGGGTGCTTGCCGAGCGCGTCGAGCACCTTGTAGACGATGGTGGCGCTGTGTACGGGCGAGGAGACGCTCGGGTGCTCGGAGTCCAGCGCGGAGGGCACCAGGTAGGAGACCTCCGGCAGGGTGCCGGCGGCGACGTCCTTGCCGAAGGCGTCGGCGAGGGTGCCGGTGGGCACCCGCCTCAGCCCCCGCTCGAACAGACTGCGTTCGGCCCGGGTGAGGGTGGCGACGCCCTGGTCGAGCAGTTGGAGGAGCCGCTGGCGCTCGGCCTCGTTGGGGGCGTCGCGCACGGTGGAGTAGAACGACTCCATGAACGTGTGCCCACCCGTCCTGGCCAGCGCCTTGCGCGCGATGGCCTTGAACGTGGTGAAGAACTCGATCTGGTTGTCGGTGAAGTTCTCCCACTCGGTGTACGTCTTCCAGCTGCGCCCGGCCTTCTCCAGCCGCTCGGCGTAGGTGCCCCAGTCGTACCCGGGGTGGGTGCCCTCGTCGTAGGCGTCGTTGCCGACGGCACGCTGGCCGTTCGGCTCGAACCCGGTCTTCCCGCTCCACAGGTGGTTGCGGTTGGGGCTGGTGGAGCTGTGGATCGAGGAGTGGTAGGCGTCGCACACGGTGAAGGTGTCGGCGAGCTCGTAGTGCAGCGGGATGTCCTGGCGGTCGTAGTACGCCATGGTCGCCGAGGTCTTGGCGGACACCCAGTTGTCCATCCAGCCGCCGTTCCAGGCTCGGGCGCCGCCGCTCCAGGAATGGTCGAGGGCGCCTATGTACTGGAGGTCCTTCTTCTGGGTCGCGGCGGCGCCGCGCACGGGGAAGGGCAGGACGGTGGTTCCCAGCGGCCCCGGCTGCTCGAACACGGGCTTCCCGCCCGGGAGTCGCACGGCATTGCGGTCGCTGAAGCCGCGCACTCCGCGCAGGGTGCCGAAGTAGTGGTCGAAGGACCGGTTCTCCTGCATGAGGATCACGACGTGCTTGACAGCGCTCAGTCCGCCGGCCGGGGGCCCCGAGGCCATCGCTGTCTGCAGCGAGGGAGGCAGCAGCGAGCCCGCCGTGGCCGCGCCGAGGGCGCCGCCTCCCAGTGCGAACAGCCGTCGCCTCGACATGCCGCCTGCGTTGTCCGTGGCCAACTGACCCTCCTGAGCCGTGCGTATACGTACAGGAGGGAACGCTAACGACCCGGGGTGTCCACCAGAAGACCTCATCACGCCCTTCAGGTAAACGTCCAACCCTCCGCCCGCGAAAGTCCAACCCGCGGGTGACAGAAAGATGGGCGGGCGGGTGGCGTCCACGAAAATACGTTTCGAGTGCTGTCGCGCTGCCTCTACTGTGGCGCGATGAAGACTGACGTGATCGTCCTCAACGGTGGTTCCAGCGCGGGGAAGTCCGGGATCGCCCGGTGTCTGCAGGCGGTCCTTCCCGATCCGTGGCTGGCCCTGGGGGTCGACACGCTGGTGCAGGCGATGCCCGCGTCCATGCAGGCGTCGGATGCGGGGATCGGTTTCGCTCCGGACGGTCAGGTGAGCGTCGGCCCGGAGTTCCGCGCGCTGGAAGCGGCATGGATCGAGGGGGTCGCCGCGATGGCCCGCGCGGGGGCGCGGGTGATCGTCGATGAGGTCTTCCTCGGCGGAGCGGACTCGCAGAAGCGATGGCAGGAGGCGCTGGGCGAACTGCGGGTGCTGTGGGTCGGCGTCCGGTGCGACGGTGCGGTCGCGGCGGACCGTGAGGTCGCACGGGGTGACCGGCTGATCGGCATGGCGGCGTCGCAGGCCGATGTGGTCCACCGGGACATGGTCTACGACCTGGAAGTGGACACCGCGCGCGCCGAGTCGATGGAGTGCGCCCGGACCATCGCCGCACGCGTCGGCTGACGGACGTCCGGGATGTGCGTCCGGACGCCGGGGAAGGCGCGCAACGTCACGGTCGCCGGAGCCTGACGGCCAGAAAGAGGGGCTGCTGGTGGGTCTTGTCATGGCGACGGGCATCGACCAGCCTGGCCGCTTCCGTCGCGCGTGGTTCCACCAGCTCCTCCAGCACGAATCCCGCACCGAGCAGCTCTCCCAGGAACTGCTCCAGCGTCATCCGCCAGTAGCTGAGGGTGAAGCCGTCGCCGAACGCGAGCTCCACCCGCTCACTGGTGAAGTAGGAACCGCCGAAGTACTGCCAGTCGCCGGTGGGATGAGTGGTGGAGACCAGGAGTGTTCCGCCCGGCCGCAGCACGCGGCGGAGTTCGGCGAGCAGTTGAGCACGTGCGTCGATGTGGTGATAGACGAGGGCCATCACGGCCAGGTCGAACGACTGGTCCGCCAGGAAGGGCAGCGGCTCCTCCAGGTCGTGCCGATGCAGGACGGCCCGGTGGCCGAGCCGCTCCCGCGCGGCCTCCAACAGGGCCTCGCTGCCTTCGACACCCACAACCTGCCGAGCACCCGTCCGCAGCAGTTCGGCGGCGTAGTGCCCGGCACCGCATCCGACATCCAACACCCGCAGCCCGCTCACCTCACCCGCCAGCTTGAGCATGGCCGGCCGGTCGGTGTGCGCGTTGTAGGGGCTGTCCGTGGCCTGCAGGGCGAACTGCCGGCCCATCTCACCGTGATACGCGGTCTCCGCTGTCATGGGCGCATCCTCGCAGGAGCGTCTCGTCAGGGACGGCACAACCGTCTGGCGCCATCAGGGGGCCGCCGCGTCGGGCTGGTGGTACGACGGCCCCGGCCACCGCATCTGCGCGTTCGTCACCGACCTCCTCGTCGACCTGCCCAACACGGCCGAAGGCGTCTGCGACTGATCCCTGGGCAACGTTCCCTTCAGGGACCCGCCGGTCGCCGGAGTCCGCGACCGGGGACGGCCGTGCCGCTGTCCCCGGCGTGGATCAGCGGGGTCGGACCGGCGAGCGCCCGTGCTCGGCGTGCGGCCGACTCGCGCGCCGCTTGGCGCGGGTGTCGGCGCCGCCAGTAGGGGTTGTCGTGCGGGAGACGGCTCGATACCCGCCCGTACATCCCGAAGGTGAGGACGACCAGTCCCATGACGAAGCTGAACATCACGTTGGTCATCCCGAAGTCCAGGACGTTGGCGGGCTTGTCGAGAACGAAGATGTGGGCGAAGCCGCTGAGCAGGAACAGCGCGCCGATGCCCATGTTGAGGGTGGAGGCGAAGTTGCCGCCCACCACCGCGCCCCCGAGCAGGGCAAGGCCGAAGATCACCGAGAGCAGGCTCAGCACCCCGTTGGTGCTCATCCCCAGCAGGTGTCTGCCGGAGGTGTTGAAGGGGCTCAGCTCGTCGGCGAACCCGAGGCACCCGAAGGTGAGCAGCACCAGGCCGCAGAAGGCCGCGCCCCAGCGGTAGACCTGCGCGAGTTTGTGGTCGGTGGGAAGTTCATCGTGGAGTTTCACGGTGCGACCCTTCTTTCGTGCCGCGCATCGGTGGATGCACGTTTCTGGACACTTCTCCACGAGCCGACCTGCCGGTTGCACCCGGCGAGGAATTCTCCGTCCCTCCGCGGTCGTGAGCCCCCGCGTCCCCGGCGTGCCACACCTCCCCCTCGGCCGGTCGAGTGGCTCATGCGCCACGCGCTCGCCGTCCGCATCCGTTTCCCCCTGCCGGGCCGAAGTATGAGGTACGCGACATCCGCACAGAGACGGCTGAGAACGGGTTCGGGAGCCACTCATGGGAAGCATGCCGACGGCGGGGCTCATCTGTCTGGTGACGGGAGCCACCGGATACATCGGGGGGCGGCTTGTGCCGGAGCTCCTCGCGGCCGGGCACCGGGTGCGCTGTCTGGTCCGTACGCCGGAGAAACTGCGGGACTACCCCTGGGTCGGGGACGTCGAAGTGGTGCGGGGCGACGTGAAGGACGGCGCGTCCGTGGCCTCGGCGCTCCAGGGCGTGGACGTCGCCTACTACCTCGTACACGGCCTGGGGGCCGGGCGCGGCTTCGAGGACACGGACCGCCACTGCGCGCGGACGTTCGCGGACGCGGCCGAAGGCGCGGGCACGCGGCGGATCGTCTACCTGGGCGGTCTCACCCCGGCCGGGGTCCGGCCCGAGGACCTCTCGCCGCATCTGCGCTCACGTGCCGAGGTCGGGGAGATCTTCCTCAAGTCGCCGGTTCCCTCGGCGGTGCTGCGGGCGGCCGTCGTCATCGGCTCGGGGTCGGCCTCCTTCGAGATGCTGCGATATCTCACCGAGCGGCTGCCCGTCATGGTCACCCCGAGCTGGGTCGGCACCCGCATCCAGCCCATCGCCGTACGGGACGTCCTGCGCTACCTGACCGGAAGCGCCAACCTGCCCGAGGGCCTGAACCGCACCTTCGACATCGGCGGCCCCGACGTCATGACCTACGAGCAGATGATGCGCCGCTACGCCGAGGTCGCGCGGCTGCCGCGACGGCTCATCGTGCGCGTCCCCATGCTCACGCCCCGGCTGTCCAGCCACTGGATCGGCCTGATCACCCCGGTGCCGCGTGCGCTGGCCCGGCCGCTGGCCGAGTCCCTGCGGCACGAAGTGGTCTGCGACGAGCACGACATCGCCCGGTACGTGCCCGATCCGCCCGGCACCCCTCTCCCCTTCCACCGCGCCCTGGAGCTGGCCCTGCGACGCGTGCGCGACGCCGACGTCACCACCCGCTGGTCGTCGGCCGCGCTGCCCGGCGCACCCAGCGATCCACTGCCCACCGACCCGGACTGGGCGGGCGGCAGCCTGTACACCGACAAGCGGCAGCTGGCGGTCCAGGCCTCACCCTCCGCGCTGTGGCGGGTCATCGAGGGGGTCGGCGGCGAGAACGGCTGGTACTCCTTCCCCCTGGCCTGGGCCGTACGCGGCTGGCTCGACCGGCTGGTGGGCGGCGTGGGTCTGCGCCGTGGACGCCGGGACGCCGAGCGGCTGCGGGTGGGTGACTCGCTGGACTTCTGGCGCGTGGAGGAGATCGAGCCCGGCCGGCTGCTGCGGCTGCGCGCCGAGATGCGGCTCCCCGGTCTCGCCTGGCTGGAGCTGCGCGCCGACCCGGAGCCGGGCGGACACGCCCGGTACCGTCAGCGCGCCCTGTTCCATCCGCACGGCCTGCTGGGCCATCTGTACTGGTGGAGCATCTCGCCGTTCCACGCCTTCCTCTTCGGGGGCATGGCGCGCAACATCGCCCGTGCGGCCCTGGGCACCCGGCCTCCGGGGAGTCGGCGGCAAGGCACCGGCTGACCCGCTTCACGCCGCCCGGTGAGACGCCAGGCGCAACGGGCTCTCACTTGTGGTGCGGGTCGATGAGGGTGCCGAGGGCGTCGAGGACGCGTCGCAGGCCGAAGGCGTAGGCGTGGCCGGGGTCGTAGGCGCTGCCGTGCGCCGCGCCGGCCGCCGCCCCGACCCGGGCGGCCGTGGGGTAGGCGTCCGCGTCGAAGACCCGGGCGAGCAGGGGCGCGTTGGCCTCCCACCACTGCTGGTCGTCCATCGAGCTGTCGTGCCGGGTGGTGCGGGCATCGGCGACGGCGCGGGCACTGGCCTGGACGAAGGCCAGGAGATGGCTCAGGCAGTCGTCCATGGTGACGTCGTCGAGGCCGAGGCCGTCGAGCACGGACAGTTCGTGCTCGTACTTGGCCATCTGCCCCGGCCCCAGCGGTGGCCGGGCGGTGGAGACGGCAGCGGCCCACGGGTGGGACTCGAACAGCGTCATGTTCTCCCGGGCGATCGCGGTGACGCGGTCGCGCCAGGGCTGTCCGGCGGTGTCGGCGCGCGGCATACCGGCGTAGGCGGCATCCAGCATGAGGTCGAGGAGCTCGGCCTTGCCGGGTACGTACGTGTAGAGCGTCATCGGCACCACTCCGAGCGTCTGGGCCACCCGACGCATCGTCAACGCCTCCAGGCCCTCGGCGTCGGCGATGGCGGTCGCCGCCTCCACCACCGCGTCGACGCTCAGTCCGCGTCGCGGTCCGCGTCGGCCGCTGTCCGTGGTCGCGCGCCACAGCAATTGCAGGGTGCGGGCCGGGTCGCCCGCGCTGGTTCGTTCTGTCGCCACGGAGGCATCTTCTCGCACCCTTTCTCTATACGCAGTACAATGTACGATGTACAGAGAAAGTTCGACCGCCACGTTGAGGAGCCCCCGTGCAGATCACCGCCAGTGCCGTGTCGCTGAACGTCGAGGACGTCGCCGCCTCCAGCGCCTTCCTCATCGAGCACTTCGGCTTCCACGAGGACATGGCCGCCGACGGCTTCGCCTCCCTGACCCGCGACGACATCGGGATGAACGTCATATTCCTGCGGCGTGGCCTCGCCACCCTGCCCGCCGACCAGCGCGACGAACACGCCACCGGCCTGATCCTCGCCTTCACCGTCGACGACCTCGAAGGCGAGCTGGCGCGACTGCGCGCCGAGGGAGTCGCGATCACCATGCCGCTCACCGACGAGGAGTGGGGCGAGCGCGCCTTCCAGGTCCGCGACCCCAACGGCGTCATCGTCCAGCTCGTCGACTGGAACGCGCCCACCGGCCGCTGAGCCCACCACGGTTCCGGCCCCGCCCGGCGACGGTGAACACACCCCGGCGGCATGCTCCACACCGAAGCACCGCCGGAGCCAACCGCTAAGCGAGCGCGAGGAGGTGAGACTCGATCATGCGCAGGGCCGGGCGCAGGCCCGTGGGCCGCCCCCACCCGGGCGCGGGCACAGTTCCGGCCCAGCCGGGTCCGGCCAGCAACAGGACGGGGTGTCGCCGTGCGCCTTTGACGCCCCATCCGATGCCCGCGATCCGACGGGCCAGCTCCGGCTGCGCCGTCGTCCGGCTCTGGGACCACAGCACGACCAGGGCGGGGCCGAGCCGGCGCACCGCGTCCGACAGGGCCTCGGCCGGGAGGGCGGGTCCGAACATCCTCACCGGAAGCCCGCGTTGGGCCAGACCGGCGGCCAGGGCCTCCAGCGGCAGGCTGTGCTGCTCCTGCGGAGTGCAGGCCAGCAGCGCGGGCGGCAGTCCCGTCCGCTCCGACGGCGCCCCCACCAGGCCACGCAAGGCGCAGGACACCTGCCAGGACAGCAGGTGCTCGACCTCGACGTACCGCTCCCCGGCGGTCGCCCACTTGCGTCCGACCGCGTGCAGGGTGGGCATGATGATCTCCTCCCACGCGGTGACCAGGCCGTACTCGCTCAGCGCGGCGGCAAGCCGCTCGGTGACGGCGGGCGCGTCCAGGCGGACCGCGGCACGGGCCAGCCCGCGGCACTCCTGGCGGACGTCGCCGAGCGGCAGGGCGTCGCGTCCACCGGGTGTCCGCCCGGCACCGGTCGGCGTGCCGGGGAGGCCCGACACGGCGGGGGTGTTGGGCGTACCGGCGGTGTTCGGCGTGCCGGGGGCGGCGTGCGCGGTGGCGGGCCGGCCGGTACGCACCTCACCCTCCTCGGTCCGCGCCTCCAGTGCCGCCCGCGCGGCTTCGGCCGGGG includes:
- the cpt gene encoding chloramphenicol phosphotransferase CPT; translated protein: MKTDVIVLNGGSSAGKSGIARCLQAVLPDPWLALGVDTLVQAMPASMQASDAGIGFAPDGQVSVGPEFRALEAAWIEGVAAMARAGARVIVDEVFLGGADSQKRWQEALGELRVLWVGVRCDGAVAADREVARGDRLIGMAASQADVVHRDMVYDLEVDTARAESMECARTIAARVG
- a CDS encoding SDR family oxidoreductase — translated: MGSMPTAGLICLVTGATGYIGGRLVPELLAAGHRVRCLVRTPEKLRDYPWVGDVEVVRGDVKDGASVASALQGVDVAYYLVHGLGAGRGFEDTDRHCARTFADAAEGAGTRRIVYLGGLTPAGVRPEDLSPHLRSRAEVGEIFLKSPVPSAVLRAAVVIGSGSASFEMLRYLTERLPVMVTPSWVGTRIQPIAVRDVLRYLTGSANLPEGLNRTFDIGGPDVMTYEQMMRRYAEVARLPRRLIVRVPMLTPRLSSHWIGLITPVPRALARPLAESLRHEVVCDEHDIARYVPDPPGTPLPFHRALELALRRVRDADVTTRWSSAALPGAPSDPLPTDPDWAGGSLYTDKRQLAVQASPSALWRVIEGVGGENGWYSFPLAWAVRGWLDRLVGGVGLRRGRRDAERLRVGDSLDFWRVEEIEPGRLLRLRAEMRLPGLAWLELRADPEPGGHARYRQRALFHPHGLLGHLYWWSISPFHAFLFGGMARNIARAALGTRPPGSRRQGTG
- a CDS encoding VOC family protein, yielding MQITASAVSLNVEDVAASSAFLIEHFGFHEDMAADGFASLTRDDIGMNVIFLRRGLATLPADQRDEHATGLILAFTVDDLEGELARLRAEGVAITMPLTDEEWGERAFQVRDPNGVIVQLVDWNAPTGR
- a CDS encoding MerR family transcriptional regulator: MSSPPARGAAPDDEQGAGAVRTTGAVARTLGVSPATIRSWERRYGIGPARREDGRHRRWTPDDVATVQEMCRLAALGVPPAEAARAALEARTEEGEVRTGRPATAHAAPGTPNTAGTPNTPAVSGLPGTPTGAGRTPGGRDALPLGDVRQECRGLARAAVRLDAPAVTERLAAALSEYGLVTAWEEIIMPTLHAVGRKWATAGERYVEVEHLLSWQVSCALRGLVGAPSERTGLPPALLACTPQEQHSLPLEALAAGLAQRGLPVRMFGPALPAEALSDAVRRLGPALVVLWSQSRTTAQPELARRIAGIGWGVKGARRHPVLLLAGPGWAGTVPAPGWGRPTGLRPALRMIESHLLALA
- a CDS encoding cupin domain-containing protein, with the protein product MGMTEHTQPSEPQAAPAVSVVGPGEGETIVLGPTRLRVLEDGSHTGHRLAIAESVLAPHTQGPPQHRHGRHDEGFYVLDGTVRFTVGDQDHDVTRGTLVIVPPGTPHTFANVTDHRAVMLSTFTPDLYVQYFRDLQGVLATGQPLTPQANIDAMNHYSTDPA
- a CDS encoding FKBP-type peptidyl-prolyl cis-trans isomerase encodes the protein MSEPTKPRVDVPAGDAPTELTTRDLVVGEGPEAKPGMVVKVHYVGVTFATGKEFDASWDRGQPYKFTIGGGKVIKGWDRGVRGMRVGGRREIVIPPRLGYGNQSPSSLIPPGATLVFVVDLVNSYSTMTGWANAQ
- a CDS encoding TetR/AcrR family transcriptional regulator, whose protein sequence is MATERTSAGDPARTLQLLWRATTDSGRRGPRRGLSVDAVVEAATAIADAEGLEALTMRRVAQTLGVVPMTLYTYVPGKAELLDLMLDAAYAGMPRADTAGQPWRDRVTAIARENMTLFESHPWAAAVSTARPPLGPGQMAKYEHELSVLDGLGLDDVTMDDCLSHLLAFVQASARAVADARTTRHDSSMDDQQWWEANAPLLARVFDADAYPTAARVGAAAGAAHGSAYDPGHAYAFGLRRVLDALGTLIDPHHK
- a CDS encoding class I SAM-dependent methyltransferase — protein: MTAETAYHGEMGRQFALQATDSPYNAHTDRPAMLKLAGEVSGLRVLDVGCGAGHYAAELLRTGARQVVGVEGSEALLEAARERLGHRAVLHRHDLEEPLPFLADQSFDLAVMALVYHHIDARAQLLAELRRVLRPGGTLLVSTTHPTGDWQYFGGSYFTSERVELAFGDGFTLSYWRMTLEQFLGELLGAGFVLEELVEPRATEAARLVDARRHDKTHQQPLFLAVRLRRP
- a CDS encoding DUF4383 domain-containing protein, which encodes MKLHDELPTDHKLAQVYRWGAAFCGLVLLTFGCLGFADELSPFNTSGRHLLGMSTNGVLSLLSVIFGLALLGGAVVGGNFASTLNMGIGALFLLSGFAHIFVLDKPANVLDFGMTNVMFSFVMGLVVLTFGMYGRVSSRLPHDNPYWRRRHPRQAARESAARRARALAGPTPLIHAGDSGTAVPGRGLRRPAGP
- a CDS encoding serine hydrolase domain-containing protein codes for the protein MRIQLSKKARGAVLAAALLTTGSPAAVAATATTGDTAARPSYDQRVLQRDLAAVRRAGGGDVNVLARVDTAHGAPMKARIGTRTAGGADPIPWNAHFRVASTTKTFMATVVLQLAAEKRLSLDDTVEHWLPGVVAGNGNDGSRITVRDLLRQTSGLYDYIDDPEIQDQLFNHFDERRYDTTPAADLVAVAMKHRPTFVPQPGQATRWAYSNTNYLLAAMVAEKAGGASWEKLVEHRVIAKLGLRHTSIPGLDPHLPDPHVNAYLATKDGTRLDVTEHSLQHTADSAVVSTTADLNTFFRALADGRLLPAEQWREMRQTVRRTDDPDDVAEMPVGTYGLGLRRIPLSCGGFYYTHEGDGVGVNTRPAVSADGTRAVTVSLTTTTAPPDLAAVNRATGTLVDHALCARATSSSRG
- a CDS encoding phosphocholine-specific phospholipase C, with product MSRRRLFALGGGALGAATAGSLLPPSLQTAMASGPPAGGLSAVKHVVILMQENRSFDHYFGTLRGVRGFSDRNAVRLPGGKPVFEQPGPLGTTVLPFPVRGAAATQKKDLQYIGALDHSWSGGARAWNGGWMDNWVSAKTSATMAYYDRQDIPLHYELADTFTVCDAYHSSIHSSTSPNRNHLWSGKTGFEPNGQRAVGNDAYDEGTHPGYDWGTYAERLEKAGRSWKTYTEWENFTDNQIEFFTTFKAIARKALARTGGHTFMESFYSTVRDAPNEAERQRLLQLLDQGVATLTRAERSLFERGLRRVPTGTLADAFGKDVAAGTLPEVSYLVPSALDSEHPSVSSPVHSATIVYKVLDALGKHPDVWRHTVVLINYDENDGFFDHVPPPVAPAEVTDEQWQGKPTGLGARVPMLVVSPWSVGGYVCSEVFDHTSVVRFLERWTGVREPNISAWRRTVAGDLTSAFDFKRGRTRPAVHRPGPIPPLSGRWRPEPPAQQHMPVQEEGTRPARPLPYQPDAYATAAGGALKVQLSNTGRASAHFALYPYAKEFAAPQHQDVRGKGQWSVPLSGAYRFTVTGPNGFRREFEGAGSADTAEVTSFLDHHDRDVHLTLRNRGPRPVTFVVRPLGYADEADLRDWRREVTVRPGRSRTVVHSAADAHGWYDLEVTVDGASPFRRRLMGHIENGRPSVSG